From a region of the Mercurialis annua linkage group LG1-X, ddMerAnnu1.2, whole genome shotgun sequence genome:
- the LOC126672527 gene encoding cation/H(+) antiporter 4-like, which yields MKKVIFPHESQELICTAEYFGCSIYMFISAVKIDIGATIRSAGKVVIITGVVSVIIPMAFGLLLIRPQVAEFIQSGTQNEEMQVVLMNSFSTFSIIIHVLDELKLVNSELGLLALTASLVSDGISFSITTLVTVLQQKLSSVNSIIDMSATTGFMLFAGFVIRPVLFRVIRRTPQGSTVDSTVTYMLITMACLSAVYFHVFHQLQCIGAFAFGMTVPAGQPLGSALVKKFETFMYGILMTIGVVTSVMRADLRLILDNFGDLSLYMGIIILIFGAKLVACLIPSLYWKMPLVDSLLFAVIMTCRGNVELGYYLLARDTKMIGEDVFALLIFFMILNSTFVAVTVKCLYDPSKKYAGYQARNISHLKPKAELRILACVHQPENIACIIRLLDAFHPNKDRFISLYVLHLIQLVGRNIPFIVSHQKQKPVSDSRAHSVVISFSQYEQRNWDSLSVSMFTALSPSKSMNEDISLLALGNFTSLILLPLHRKWSIHGIITAEDNFIRTVNQKVLDKAPCSVGIFFDRGKLGRGTSVASSKTSHSICMIFLGGPDDRETLSLAKRIANDSSASVTVIRFIPEYVQLIDSEESLLDAWALEDIKQIVDKNEAKPNLVYREHTVKDGADTAFALRSLADDYDLFLVGRRFGVESPQTDGLSEWAEIPELGIIGDLLASKYLNTKAAVLVVQQQKKMK from the exons ATGAAAAAAGTAATATTTCCTCATGAAAGCCAAGAACTAATCTGCACAGCAGAATATTTCGGTTGCTCAATCTACATGTTCATAAGCGCAGTCAAAATAGACATCGGAGCAACAATACGATCCGCCGGAAAAGTAGTAATAATCACCGGAGTAGTATCGGTAATCATACCGATGGCATTCGGTTTACTTTTAATACGACCACAAGTTGCAGAGTTTATCCAAAGCGGAACCCAAAACGAAGAAATGCAAGTCGTTTTGATGAACAGCTTCTCAACATTTTCAATAATCATCCACGTCCTTGACGAACTTAAGCTCGTTAATTCAGAACTAGGGCTTTTAGCTTTAACGGCGTCGTTAGTTTCCGACGGAATTTCTTTCAGTATAACGACGTTAGTTACTGTTCTTCAGCAGAAACTCTCTTCCGTTAATTCTATAATAGATATGTCGGCGACGACCGGATTTATGCTCTTCGCCGGATTTGTGATTCGCCCGGTGCTTTTTCGTGTGATTCGGAGAACTCCTCAAGGATCCACCGTTGATTCTACCGTTACGTATATGCTGATCACGATGGCGTGTCTGAGTGCTGTGTATTTTCATGTGTTTCACCAGCTGCAGTGCATCGGAGCTTTTGCTTTCGGGATGACGGTACCGGCCGGGCAGCCGTTGGGTTCGGCGTTGGTGAAGAAATTTGAAACTTTTATGTATGGGATTCTGATGACGATTGGGGTGGTTACGTCGGTTATGAGGGCGGATTTGAGATTGATTTTGGATAATTTTGGGGATTTGAGTTTATATATGgggattataattttgatatttggAGCTAAATTGGTGGCGTGTTTGATACCGTCGTTGTATTGGAAGATGCCGTTAGTTGATTCTTTGCTTTTTGCTGTTATTATGACTTGCAGAGGTAACGTCGAGTTGGGGTATTACTTGCTCGCAAGAGATACTAAG ATGATAGGCGAAGATGTGTTTGCtctgttgatttttttcatGATACTCAACTCAACTTTTGTTGCAGTAACTGTGAAATGCCTCTATGATCCTTCAAAAAAATATGCAGGCTATCAAGCAAGGAACATCTCGCACTTAAAGCCGAAAGCCGAGCTCCGAATTCTCGCCTGCGTTCACCAACCCGAAAACATAGCTTGTATCATCAGATTACTCGACGCATTTCACCCGAACAAAGACAGATTTATTTCTCTTTATGTGCTCCATCTCATCCAACTCGTCGGTCGAAACATACCGTTTATCGTATCCCATCAAAAGCAGAAACCGGTGTCAGACTCGCGCGCCCATAGTGTTGTCATCTCGTTCAGTCAATACGAGCAAAGAAACTGGGATAGTTTATCGGTTTCTATGTTTACAGCATTATCGCCATCGAAATCGATGAATGAGGATATATCACTACTCGCATTAGGCAATTTCACGTCTCTGATATTACTTCCGCTCCACCGAAAATGGTCGATCCATGGAATTATTACAGCCGAAGACAATTTTATAAGGACTGTAAATCAAAAGGTTCTTGATAAAGCTCCCTGTTCTGTCGGAATCTTTTTCGACCGAGGAAAACTAGGACGTGGTACCTCAGTAGCATCATCAAAGACATCGCATTCTATCTGCATGATCTTCTTAGGGGGTCCTGACGATCGCGAGACGTTATCTTTAGCGAAACGAATAGCTAATGACTCAAGTGCGAGCGTAACAGTGATCCGTTTTATTCCAGAATATGTCCAATTAATAGACTCTGAAGAGTCACTGCTCGACGCTTGGGCGCTGGAGGATATCAAGCAAATAGTGGATAAAAATGAGGCTAAGCCAAATTTAGTATACAGAGAACATACAGTGAAAGATGGAGCTGACACCGCGTTTGCTCTCCGTTCTCTAGCCGACGACTATGATCTTTTCTTAGTCGGGCGACGTTTTGGCGTAGAATCTCCTCAAACGGATGGTTTATCAGAATGGGCGGAGATTCCGGAGCTGGGAATTATAGGAGACCTGCTTGCCTCAAAGTATCTAAACACCAAAGCAGCTGTGCTGGTGGtgcaacaacaaaaaaagaTGAAGTAG